The Acetobacter oryzoeni genome includes a region encoding these proteins:
- a CDS encoding DUF6876 family protein has protein sequence MSDILEPTHALTSQALAGFTGTVKYYRWHSGLILTDGARYIAANGAAWLIDILASVQHLPTMREEDRQFWTLKVDLEKHTAVIICTDGDKTGDGEVELYRQDIPYTDFPLKEAKLYAFSEPGIGRIVLLPSEY, from the coding sequence ATGTCCGATATATTAGAACCGACACACGCTCTTACATCCCAGGCCCTCGCTGGATTTACAGGAACAGTGAAGTATTACCGCTGGCATAGCGGGCTCATTCTGACTGATGGCGCGCGTTACATCGCAGCAAATGGTGCCGCGTGGCTGATTGATATACTGGCAAGTGTTCAGCATTTGCCGACTATGCGCGAGGAAGATCGACAGTTCTGGACCTTGAAGGTTGATCTCGAAAAACACACAGCCGTTATTATTTGCACCGATGGAGATAAGACAGGGGATGGGGAAGTCGAACTTTATCGTCAAGACATCCCTTATACGGATTTCCCCCTAAAAGAAGCCAAGTTATACGCTTTCAGTGAACCCGGCATAGGGCGAATTGTCCTGCTTCCCAGCGAATACTGA
- a CDS encoding BrnT family toxin, producing the protein MDNRFDPAKDLANKKKHKLSLAFGDRIFEDDNHLILPTIRIEDEEDRYKVVGVVGEKLFTGVFVWRDDLPRFISVRRSNKGEERAYHSAC; encoded by the coding sequence ATGGATAACAGGTTTGACCCCGCAAAAGACCTCGCCAACAAAAAAAAGCACAAACTGTCTCTGGCCTTTGGCGATCGTATTTTCGAGGACGATAATCACCTGATCTTGCCCACCATCCGCATTGAGGATGAGGAGGATCGCTACAAAGTGGTTGGCGTCGTGGGCGAGAAGCTGTTCACCGGTGTGTTTGTCTGGCGGGACGATCTGCCCCGCTTTATTTCCGTGAGAAGGAGTAACAAAGGTGAAGAGAGAGCATATCATTCTGCCTGCTGA
- a CDS encoding helix-turn-helix domain-containing protein, producing the protein MKREHIILPADPADSEDRAVSIEGMERGQRARLIRKTRNDLGLSQVEFASRFRVPVGTLRDWEQARAMAPDFAVAYVRVIGQHPDMVAQAVA; encoded by the coding sequence GTGAAGAGAGAGCATATCATTCTGCCTGCTGATCCGGCGGATTCCGAAGACCGCGCAGTATCCATCGAAGGCATGGAACGTGGGCAAAGGGCACGGTTGATCCGTAAAACCCGTAACGATCTCGGTCTGTCTCAGGTCGAGTTTGCCAGCCGTTTCCGCGTTCCTGTCGGCACGTTACGGGACTGGGAGCAGGCACGGGCGATGGCCCCCGACTTCGCGGTAGCCTACGTTCGGGTCATCGGACAACACCCCGATATGGTAGCTCAGGCGGTGGCCTGA
- a CDS encoding ParB N-terminal domain-containing protein yields the protein MTPHDPESEESIMTELRRVDPRTLVPNPNNPRKTQPDPRAEHQLALNIKTVGLIHAPCVRELEDGRLMIVAGHRRVRACIAAKLTEIDVHVRSGDEKSDTMAAVAENVVRADMTESEQWRGVLDMRAKGATDTEICRAFMVTPAYLRGLMLLSQIHPPIIAAIDSGIGPSYTDRNAIARTPLERQRDVWAEIWAESADEGADPADYEMSREDATHFDWSEFVRYLDQVELYARNYEFDDETAKEAGVVWEEDLFGQGGEDNRYCTQYAAMFKAQQIWAEKTKPEGTIYLQSNEYGEGLAPDGYRKVGSWEMEWDEDIPAIWVNPRTLQIQKGRVRELGEQSTRRTENGSLSLPSAQKSEKPKERPDISGTGLKIIGDVRTQALRQALDAARENADPWDLVGAFILALSANNVKIHGDDTYEPYGSVTERDLAVARIFPEGVLVRDPDLLRNAALGVLSTFMNCGLSQHSGSGLPAQILGVLFGADEYMPTMAFEEFLKSYSKPGITKAVQAEGLEEKPTGKAMREALMAHVGEKRWVPEPATFTAGLSEWKSKLENQAARVAARARLAAQMEEEEGDSDFDTDVTTDSEEDENCEERVDLDEGQTDQESLSDGDESAHNATIPDDPRIPSELTELARAMPERLEVIMV from the coding sequence ATGACACCTCATGACCCTGAAAGTGAGGAGAGTATCATGACGGAACTTCGCCGCGTCGATCCCAGAACACTCGTACCAAACCCGAATAATCCCCGTAAGACCCAGCCAGATCCTCGTGCGGAACATCAGCTTGCGCTGAATATCAAGACAGTGGGCCTGATTCATGCGCCCTGTGTGCGAGAACTTGAGGACGGTCGGTTGATGATTGTCGCTGGTCACAGGCGGGTGCGGGCCTGTATTGCGGCGAAATTGACTGAAATTGACGTGCATGTCCGTTCTGGTGATGAAAAAAGCGATACGATGGCCGCTGTCGCCGAGAACGTCGTGCGTGCCGATATGACGGAATCCGAACAATGGCGTGGTGTGCTGGATATGCGCGCGAAGGGCGCTACGGATACAGAAATCTGTCGGGCTTTTATGGTAACACCAGCCTATCTTCGTGGCCTGATGCTGTTGTCCCAAATTCATCCGCCCATTATTGCGGCCATCGATAGTGGGATTGGGCCTTCCTATACTGACCGGAACGCAATTGCGCGCACTCCGCTGGAGCGCCAACGCGATGTATGGGCCGAGATCTGGGCGGAAAGTGCTGACGAAGGAGCAGATCCGGCCGACTATGAGATGAGTAGGGAAGACGCCACACATTTCGACTGGTCGGAATTTGTAAGATATCTTGATCAGGTCGAATTATATGCTCGCAACTACGAGTTTGACGACGAGACTGCAAAAGAAGCTGGTGTCGTCTGGGAAGAAGATCTCTTCGGGCAGGGTGGAGAAGATAATCGATACTGCACCCAATATGCCGCTATGTTTAAGGCGCAGCAGATCTGGGCCGAGAAAACTAAGCCTGAAGGAACCATTTACCTCCAGAGCAACGAATATGGGGAAGGACTTGCACCAGACGGATACCGGAAGGTGGGTTCCTGGGAAATGGAATGGGACGAAGATATCCCGGCGATCTGGGTTAACCCACGCACACTGCAGATTCAAAAAGGACGGGTACGCGAACTGGGAGAACAGTCCACCCGCAGGACAGAAAATGGCTCCCTTTCTTTACCGTCAGCCCAAAAATCCGAAAAACCTAAAGAGCGCCCCGATATTTCAGGCACAGGGCTTAAAATTATCGGGGATGTTCGGACACAGGCTTTGCGTCAGGCGTTGGATGCAGCACGAGAAAATGCAGATCCATGGGATCTGGTTGGTGCTTTCATACTGGCTTTGAGTGCCAATAACGTAAAAATCCACGGTGATGATACATATGAGCCTTATGGGAGTGTTACGGAGCGTGACCTGGCTGTCGCCCGCATTTTCCCAGAAGGTGTGTTGGTTCGTGACCCGGATCTTCTCAGAAACGCAGCATTGGGTGTGCTTAGCACGTTCATGAATTGCGGCCTCAGTCAGCATAGCGGTAGCGGTTTGCCCGCCCAGATCCTTGGGGTGTTGTTTGGTGCGGACGAGTATATGCCCACAATGGCCTTTGAAGAATTTCTTAAAAGTTACAGTAAACCGGGAATTACCAAAGCTGTTCAGGCTGAAGGTCTGGAAGAAAAACCCACTGGTAAAGCGATGCGTGAAGCACTTATGGCTCACGTTGGCGAAAAACGATGGGTGCCGGAACCTGCAACATTTACAGCGGGGCTCTCAGAATGGAAATCCAAGTTAGAGAACCAGGCTGCGCGGGTGGCAGCTCGGGCACGTTTGGCGGCGCAGATGGAGGAAGAAGAAGGTGATTCTGATTTTGATACTGACGTCACAACTGACAGTGAAGAGGATGAGAACTGTGAGGAGCGAGTGGATCTAGACGAAGGCCAGACTGATCAGGAGAGCCTGTCTGATGGTGATGAAAGTGCGCATAACGCTACTATTCCCGACGATCCACGCATCCCCAGCGAACTGACAGAGCTGGCCCGTGCGATGCCTGAACGTCTTGAAGTAATTATGGTCTGA
- a CDS encoding DEAD/DEAH box helicase family protein: protein MSMSAPQLNLFDTTVLSGELASLWSLDDDQPPPEVCLPSPQSFRIPQRDFRLKGLRGLASGWKARAEGNLAAIALLGELEREDRNATEAEQAVLARFTGFGAGELANNLFPPTGKEVRKGWESLASELEQLTTETERAGLRRATQYAHYTPELIVHSLWDMAQRMGFRGGSVLEPGCGTGVFIAARPEKLEGKIAFTGIENDPISARIARKLYPNQWIRSEDFTRAQLSHGYDLAIGNPPFSNRTVHGRDGLEKQGLSLHDFFIARSLEALRPGGIALFVTSRYTLDKTDPKARQIIGESADLLGAVRLPEGAMRDDAGTDVVVDILAFRKREVGDVPSNESWVETADIPDSDEGNGPLVINRYFLDHPEQVLGSHIWTTTQFGPGYTCSATAGAELDLLLPQALSRIAPNVHFLQPLEARIVRPAGEGVRVGTAASGADLKEGSYFVERGVLHQISEGQAQIVPIRKAGQAEGIFAKHARIIRGLVPIRDAARSVLRAQMQNQPYGAQQRTLRTAYQSFVREFGPINHTRTTLRENPETGKTRETQRRPNLQPFLDDPDVWLVASIEEYDERTDTGRMGPIFSERVIHAPTEPEIHGAHDALAVSLHETGRVDVPLIAELLGRREADTLAELGESVYLDPERSVQGRDVWVTADEMLSGTVRTKLALSREAAQRDPRFARNVSALEGVQPPDLRPSEITARLGAPWLPVTDIQDFVQEVMGIETTIRHTPEVACWSINRAPFLSRAEATSVWGTERRNAAELLEDALSQSIPKIWDHWRDENGNERRELNTQETEAAKEKLAAIKSAFEKWVWQDPDRSDRLVKLYNETYNNLVPRAFDGSHLRLPGASSTITLRAHQKRVVWRIIASGRTYMAHAVGAGKTFSMAAAVMEQKRLGLISKAVIVVPGHCLAQMAREFLMLYPTARILVADETNFVKAKRQRFIARAATENWDAIIITHDAFKFIPVEAGFERQMIEDQIASYEAILSGLDGDDRISRKRIERMKEGMEAKLEGLAAQKDDLLHMGEMGIDQILVDEAQLFRKLSYATNQSDLRGVDPNGSQRAWDLFVKTRYLAKTDPTRPLIMASGSPITNTIAELWNVGRYMDLDALVARNLHEFDAWAANFGETRTELELQPNGLYKPVTRFTEFVNVADLMAMYRDFADVVQSDELARYVKLPSVKGGNRQIVVAESTEDFRAFQQTLAERMRAIEARSGRPQKGDDIILSVMNDARHGAIDLRFIAPWADDDPHSKLNVMIRKVFEIWHETSANRYTNPETGRAYDLPGAVQMIFSDLGTQASQTRRGFSAYNWIRSELIRMGVPAEQIAFMQDYDKAAAKLRLFGDLNAGRKRILIGSTATMGTGVNAQQRLKALHHLDVPWLVADIMQREGRIVRQGNQHDEVEVYAYAQQGSVDATNWQLLERKMRFIGLAMSGDRTIRRIEDVGGEGNQFAMAKALASGDMRLIQKAGLEADIARLERLQAAHFDDQFNVRRQIQRAERDIKTAQARIPKIEAALTQRITTKGEAFTLHRDTKVVESREKAGAWILSQARLAEREGRTGQWSMGRIAGFEVMCEAHEQQFRTSDKRKPEVVSSIYLDTPAGEIEVETDRETKPLGLISRIEHAALRLDSDLAEARRSLDEAQRRLPAYRAREGLPFAEADDLTAKCAELSALDAELEAEGKEKEATLKSATANDDTASAVAEKIEQVA from the coding sequence ATGTCCATGTCAGCCCCGCAACTCAATCTGTTCGATACCACTGTACTGTCCGGTGAGCTCGCATCCCTCTGGTCTCTGGACGATGATCAGCCTCCTCCGGAAGTCTGCCTCCCCTCCCCTCAGTCTTTCCGTATTCCACAGCGCGATTTCCGGCTGAAGGGACTGCGTGGTCTTGCCAGCGGATGGAAAGCCCGTGCTGAGGGTAATCTGGCAGCGATTGCCCTTCTCGGAGAACTGGAGCGCGAGGATCGTAATGCCACTGAGGCAGAGCAGGCGGTGCTCGCCCGTTTTACAGGTTTCGGTGCGGGTGAGCTTGCCAACAACCTCTTCCCGCCGACAGGCAAAGAAGTGCGCAAGGGATGGGAAAGTCTTGCGTCAGAACTTGAACAGCTTACGACGGAGACTGAAAGGGCTGGCCTGCGGCGCGCCACGCAATATGCCCACTACACCCCGGAACTGATTGTTCACTCGCTGTGGGATATGGCTCAGCGTATGGGCTTTCGTGGCGGTTCGGTGCTTGAACCGGGTTGCGGAACCGGGGTCTTTATAGCCGCACGACCTGAAAAACTGGAAGGCAAGATCGCCTTCACAGGGATTGAAAACGATCCAATCTCTGCCCGCATAGCGCGCAAACTCTATCCAAACCAGTGGATCCGCAGTGAGGATTTCACACGAGCCCAGCTTTCGCATGGCTATGATCTGGCTATTGGTAACCCACCCTTTAGCAACCGCACGGTGCACGGTCGGGACGGCTTGGAGAAGCAGGGATTAAGTCTTCATGACTTCTTCATTGCCCGCTCACTCGAAGCTTTACGACCGGGCGGTATCGCCCTGTTCGTGACGTCCAGATACACACTGGACAAAACGGATCCTAAGGCACGACAGATTATCGGCGAGAGCGCAGACCTGCTTGGCGCTGTGCGTTTGCCAGAGGGCGCAATGCGTGACGATGCCGGGACAGATGTGGTGGTCGATATCCTGGCATTCCGCAAACGAGAAGTGGGAGACGTGCCGTCAAATGAGAGCTGGGTTGAAACTGCAGACATCCCAGACTCAGACGAGGGAAATGGTCCGCTCGTCATAAACCGGTATTTCCTTGACCATCCCGAACAGGTGCTCGGCAGTCATATCTGGACGACAACGCAGTTTGGTCCCGGTTACACATGCTCTGCCACCGCCGGCGCAGAACTAGACCTTCTTCTTCCGCAAGCCCTGAGCCGGATCGCGCCCAACGTTCATTTCCTGCAGCCGTTAGAGGCGCGTATTGTCAGACCAGCAGGTGAAGGCGTTAGGGTTGGAACCGCGGCAAGTGGTGCGGACCTCAAGGAAGGAAGCTACTTTGTAGAACGGGGTGTTCTGCACCAGATTAGCGAGGGGCAGGCACAGATCGTCCCGATCCGCAAAGCAGGTCAGGCAGAAGGCATTTTTGCCAAGCATGCTCGGATCATCCGCGGGCTGGTGCCCATCCGTGATGCCGCACGAAGTGTGTTGCGGGCGCAGATGCAGAACCAGCCTTACGGAGCGCAGCAGCGCACTCTGAGGACGGCGTACCAGAGTTTCGTGCGAGAATTTGGCCCCATCAATCATACCCGCACCACGCTGCGCGAGAACCCTGAAACCGGGAAAACACGCGAAACCCAGCGTCGTCCGAACCTGCAACCCTTTCTGGATGATCCTGACGTCTGGCTGGTGGCTTCGATCGAGGAGTATGACGAGCGCACGGATACGGGTCGCATGGGCCCGATATTTTCAGAGCGCGTCATTCATGCACCGACAGAGCCTGAAATACACGGAGCCCATGACGCGCTGGCTGTGTCCTTGCATGAAACGGGTCGTGTGGATGTGCCTCTCATTGCCGAACTGCTGGGACGGAGAGAAGCCGATACATTGGCTGAACTTGGCGAAAGTGTTTACCTTGATCCAGAACGCAGCGTGCAGGGCAGGGACGTCTGGGTTACGGCTGATGAGATGCTCTCAGGCACCGTGCGGACCAAGCTGGCTTTGTCGCGTGAAGCCGCACAACGTGATCCACGGTTCGCACGCAATGTTAGCGCTCTGGAAGGCGTTCAGCCCCCGGATCTGCGACCCTCTGAAATTACAGCCCGTCTGGGAGCTCCGTGGCTGCCCGTCACGGACATTCAGGACTTCGTACAAGAGGTCATGGGGATTGAAACAACCATTCGTCATACCCCGGAAGTGGCATGCTGGAGTATCAACCGCGCGCCGTTTCTGTCTCGTGCTGAAGCAACATCTGTCTGGGGCACGGAACGACGCAATGCAGCGGAACTGCTGGAAGATGCGCTCTCTCAGTCCATTCCCAAAATCTGGGATCACTGGCGCGATGAGAATGGCAACGAACGACGCGAACTCAATACGCAGGAAACGGAAGCCGCCAAGGAAAAACTGGCAGCTATCAAGAGCGCGTTCGAAAAATGGGTGTGGCAGGATCCCGACCGCTCGGACCGTCTCGTAAAGCTCTATAACGAGACCTACAACAATCTTGTGCCACGGGCCTTCGATGGCAGTCATCTGCGTCTGCCGGGCGCAAGCAGCACGATTACCTTGCGTGCCCATCAGAAGCGCGTGGTGTGGCGGATTATTGCATCAGGGCGCACCTATATGGCCCATGCTGTGGGGGCAGGAAAAACCTTTTCCATGGCGGCGGCCGTCATGGAGCAGAAACGCCTTGGACTGATCAGTAAGGCCGTTATCGTGGTTCCCGGCCACTGCCTTGCACAGATGGCGCGTGAATTTCTCATGCTCTATCCCACGGCGAGAATTCTCGTGGCGGACGAGACAAATTTCGTCAAAGCGAAACGTCAGCGTTTTATTGCCCGCGCGGCAACCGAAAACTGGGATGCGATCATCATAACCCATGACGCCTTCAAGTTCATTCCTGTGGAAGCTGGCTTTGAACGGCAGATGATTGAAGATCAGATTGCGTCATACGAGGCCATTCTGTCTGGCCTGGATGGCGATGACCGTATCTCCCGTAAGCGTATTGAACGCATGAAAGAGGGGATGGAGGCTAAACTGGAAGGATTAGCCGCCCAGAAGGATGATCTCCTTCATATGGGAGAAATGGGCATCGACCAGATCCTTGTGGATGAAGCCCAGCTCTTTCGGAAACTCTCTTACGCGACCAATCAGTCCGATCTGAGAGGTGTCGATCCTAACGGCTCACAGCGCGCATGGGATCTTTTCGTAAAAACGCGTTACCTTGCGAAGACTGACCCAACACGTCCACTGATCATGGCTTCAGGTTCGCCGATTACGAATACGATTGCCGAATTGTGGAATGTCGGACGGTATATGGATCTGGATGCTCTTGTCGCCCGCAATCTCCACGAATTTGATGCTTGGGCAGCCAACTTTGGGGAAACACGCACCGAACTGGAGCTTCAGCCCAACGGTCTCTACAAACCGGTCACGCGCTTTACCGAATTCGTCAATGTGGCCGATCTGATGGCCATGTATCGTGACTTTGCGGACGTCGTTCAGTCAGACGAGTTGGCCCGGTATGTCAAGCTGCCCTCAGTGAAGGGTGGTAACAGACAGATTGTGGTGGCCGAAAGCACGGAAGACTTTCGGGCATTCCAGCAGACCCTTGCAGAACGGATGCGCGCGATTGAAGCCCGTTCAGGACGGCCGCAGAAAGGGGACGACATCATTCTGAGTGTGATGAATGATGCCCGGCATGGCGCGATCGATCTGCGGTTTATCGCACCGTGGGCGGATGATGACCCACATTCCAAGCTGAATGTGATGATTCGGAAGGTGTTTGAAATCTGGCATGAGACATCTGCCAATCGTTACACCAATCCCGAGACGGGCAGGGCTTACGATTTACCGGGGGCCGTGCAGATGATCTTCTCCGATCTCGGCACACAGGCCTCCCAGACCAGGCGCGGGTTCTCGGCTTATAACTGGATCAGGTCAGAGCTGATCCGCATGGGTGTCCCAGCCGAGCAGATTGCCTTCATGCAGGATTACGACAAGGCGGCAGCCAAGCTGCGTCTGTTTGGTGATCTCAATGCAGGCCGCAAGCGTATCCTGATCGGTTCAACAGCCACAATGGGAACAGGGGTCAATGCCCAGCAGCGCCTGAAAGCCCTGCATCATCTCGACGTGCCCTGGCTTGTTGCCGATATCATGCAACGTGAAGGTCGGATTGTGCGTCAGGGCAATCAGCATGACGAAGTGGAGGTTTACGCATACGCCCAGCAGGGATCCGTGGACGCCACCAACTGGCAGCTCCTTGAACGGAAGATGCGATTTATCGGCCTTGCAATGTCGGGAGACCGGACAATCCGTCGTATTGAGGATGTGGGCGGTGAAGGCAACCAGTTTGCAATGGCCAAGGCGCTGGCATCAGGCGACATGCGTCTGATTCAAAAAGCCGGCCTGGAAGCCGATATCGCGCGTCTTGAGCGTTTGCAGGCCGCACATTTCGATGATCAGTTCAATGTGCGGCGCCAGATCCAGAGAGCTGAACGCGACATCAAGACAGCCCAGGCACGCATTCCGAAAATTGAGGCGGCACTTACACAGCGTATCACCACGAAAGGCGAGGCGTTTACGCTTCACCGTGACACCAAGGTGGTTGAAAGCCGTGAAAAAGCTGGGGCATGGATACTGTCGCAGGCGCGGCTCGCTGAACGGGAAGGCCGGACCGGGCAGTGGAGCATGGGTCGTATCGCCGGATTTGAAGTGATGTGCGAAGCTCATGAACAGCAGTTCAGAACGTCGGACAAGAGAAAACCAGAAGTAGTCTCCTCCATCTATCTGGATACACCTGCAGGAGAAATCGAGGTCGAGACCGATCGTGAGACCAAGCCTCTGGGACTGATTTCACGGATTGAGCACGCAGCCTTACGTCTGGACAGCGATCTGGCTGAAGCACGTCGCAGTCTGGATGAGGCACAGCGCCGACTGCCAGCTTATCGCGCACGGGAAGGACTTCCTTTTGCGGAAGCCGACGATCTCACGGCGAAATGTGCCGAGCTATCCGCATTGGATGCTGAGCTGGAAGCGGAAGGCAAGGAAAAGGAAGCTACGTTGAAATCGGCGACAGCAAATGATGATACTGCTTCTGCTGTTGCAGAGAAAATTGAGCAGGTGGCCTAA
- the repA gene encoding plasmid partitioning protein RepA codes for MNLTTPLEEGMDVLLSEQAEMLSAQLQAHRMELFPPNARKGLRQFQIGEVAKLVGLTPAYLRNLALEGKGPRPHVGKGGRRSYSAEQIWELRQFLSSNTRNGRNYLPTRNKNEGLQVVAVVNFKGGSGKTTSAAHLAQGLALDGLRVLAIDLDPQASLSALHGFQPEFDVHSNETLYGAIRYDDERRPLSEIVRQTNFPGLDIVPGNIELMEFEYETPKLLASSDQAGAIFFSRVDEALQDVEDNYDVVVIDCPPQLGYLTMSAVCAATGLLITVHPQMLDVMSMCQFLMMMSDVMTHLRNAGANVSYRWVRYLLTRFEPSDGPQTQMAAFMRSLFGDHVLTHPMLKTTAISDAAITKQSLFEIERKQFTGSTYDRALESVNSVNSEIRDLIFRAWGRDN; via the coding sequence ATGAACCTTACGACCCCACTAGAAGAGGGCATGGATGTCCTACTCTCCGAACAAGCAGAAATGCTGTCCGCCCAACTGCAAGCTCATCGTATGGAGCTTTTCCCACCAAATGCTCGAAAAGGTTTGCGGCAGTTTCAGATTGGTGAAGTAGCCAAACTCGTCGGTTTGACCCCAGCCTACCTTCGAAACCTCGCATTAGAGGGGAAGGGGCCACGGCCCCATGTCGGGAAGGGGGGGAGGCGTAGTTACTCTGCCGAGCAAATCTGGGAGTTACGCCAGTTTTTATCTTCGAACACTCGCAATGGTCGAAATTACTTACCCACACGCAATAAAAACGAGGGGCTTCAAGTCGTTGCCGTTGTGAATTTCAAAGGCGGGAGCGGCAAAACTACGTCTGCAGCTCATTTAGCTCAAGGTTTAGCTCTTGATGGTCTCCGTGTCCTGGCAATTGACCTTGACCCACAAGCTAGTCTTTCAGCGCTCCACGGTTTTCAGCCCGAATTTGACGTGCATTCCAATGAAACGCTCTACGGGGCAATTCGATATGACGATGAGCGACGACCTCTGTCGGAAATAGTGCGCCAAACCAATTTCCCCGGTTTAGATATTGTACCTGGCAATATTGAATTAATGGAGTTCGAATACGAGACCCCGAAATTGCTGGCTTCCTCTGATCAAGCTGGGGCAATATTTTTCTCGCGGGTAGATGAAGCTCTGCAAGATGTAGAAGATAACTATGATGTAGTTGTAATCGATTGTCCTCCACAACTTGGTTATTTAACAATGTCAGCGGTATGCGCTGCAACAGGGCTTCTGATTACAGTCCACCCGCAGATGTTAGACGTTATGTCTATGTGTCAATTTCTTATGATGATGAGCGACGTCATGACACATTTGCGCAACGCCGGCGCGAACGTATCCTACCGATGGGTTCGATATCTTCTCACTCGATTTGAACCTTCTGATGGACCACAGACTCAAATGGCTGCCTTTATGCGTTCATTATTCGGAGACCATGTCCTTACACATCCCATGTTAAAAACTACGGCTATTTCTGATGCTGCAATTACCAAGCAGTCACTCTTTGAAATTGAGAGGAAGCAATTCACTGGATCGACTTACGATCGGGCTTTAGAATCAGTAAACTCAGTTAACAGCGAGATACGTGATCTAATTTTCCGGGCATGGGGCAGGGACAACTAA
- the repB gene encoding plasmid partitioning protein RepB — MARNHTLGKLIPSSTDTNRPNEVKPSGTFSRSGALGSVARSLGDLKAKAGEAEKLEEKLRDGAHVIELDPEKVDPSFLPDRLDVSDDTFSSLKDAIAENGQMSPILVRPNPGKSGRYQVAFGHRRLKACFELGITVKAIVKELSDTALLIAQGQENSERTDLSFLERALFAKKLESQGFGREVAMAALGIDKTELSRLIAVVRELDDEIVEYLGRCPTIGRKRWMDFADALKSPGGRKRCLNFIREAGERKQDDEKCFIAAYKAAIGSETFTGTKKNHESLSWYSPDKDLVVKAGSGARKGRMDIRADKSPEFVSFLLEKMPELYADYSNSKKVT; from the coding sequence ATGGCCCGTAACCACACCTTGGGAAAACTAATACCTAGCTCAACAGACACCAATCGTCCCAACGAAGTTAAACCATCAGGCACCTTCAGTAGAAGCGGTGCGTTAGGATCTGTAGCCAGAAGTCTTGGTGATCTTAAAGCCAAAGCTGGGGAGGCGGAAAAGCTTGAGGAGAAATTAAGGGACGGAGCACATGTGATAGAGCTCGATCCTGAAAAAGTTGATCCTTCATTTCTACCAGACCGCCTTGATGTGTCTGACGACACCTTCTCATCATTAAAAGACGCCATCGCGGAAAACGGGCAGATGTCGCCCATATTGGTCCGTCCAAACCCTGGTAAATCAGGACGATATCAAGTCGCCTTTGGGCATCGTAGATTAAAAGCGTGTTTTGAGCTCGGCATCACAGTTAAAGCGATAGTCAAGGAACTTAGCGACACAGCCCTATTAATTGCTCAAGGTCAGGAGAACAGTGAGCGCACAGATCTTTCATTCCTAGAACGAGCACTGTTTGCAAAAAAATTAGAGTCACAGGGTTTTGGACGTGAAGTAGCAATGGCAGCTTTAGGGATAGACAAGACTGAATTATCACGGTTGATTGCCGTCGTGAGAGAACTTGATGATGAAATCGTAGAATACCTTGGACGTTGCCCTACAATCGGTAGAAAACGATGGATGGACTTTGCTGATGCGTTAAAGTCTCCAGGCGGACGTAAAAGATGTCTGAATTTCATTCGTGAAGCTGGCGAACGGAAGCAGGATGATGAAAAGTGTTTTATTGCTGCTTACAAAGCCGCTATAGGATCTGAAACTTTCACGGGCACGAAAAAAAACCATGAATCTTTATCTTGGTATTCCCCTGATAAAGATTTGGTTGTGAAGGCGGGCTCTGGTGCGAGGAAGGGTCGTATGGATATTCGCGCGGATAAATCTCCAGAGTTTGTTTCTTTCTTGTTGGAAAAAATGCCTGAACTGTATGCAGATTATTCAAATTCTAAGAAAGTAACTTAA